The following proteins are co-located in the Nitrosopumilus sp. genome:
- a CDS encoding asparagine synthase C-terminal domain-containing protein, with protein MDEINQKLLEKIKQSISETVKKKKIGIAFSGGVDSTLISKICSDMEYDITLLTIGFSESHDILFAKEVNEYLNYTHHIYEIDSETFPDISSKINQTIKTDNLSWNENCIAFYYVSKLAHELDLDTVITANGIDELFCGYNAYREAFSGGESKINEVMITKLENELKMMKAVNLIASEFGVQILQPLLSSKFIEYAKSIPISEKIHDSEDLYRKHIIRKLAKQVNVPDLSCTKRKKALQYGSKIHKALLKTR; from the coding sequence ATGGATGAAATAAACCAAAAATTACTTGAAAAAATAAAACAATCTATTTCTGAAACTGTCAAAAAAAAGAAAATAGGAATTGCATTTTCTGGTGGTGTTGACAGCACATTAATTTCAAAAATTTGTTCAGATATGGAGTATGATATTACATTACTAACCATTGGATTTTCTGAATCACACGATATATTATTTGCAAAAGAAGTTAATGAATATCTTAATTATACTCATCATATTTATGAAATTGATTCAGAAACATTTCCAGACATCTCTTCAAAAATTAATCAAACAATAAAGACTGATAATTTATCATGGAATGAAAATTGTATTGCATTTTATTATGTTTCAAAGTTGGCACACGAATTAGATCTTGATACCGTGATTACTGCAAATGGAATAGATGAATTGTTTTGTGGCTATAATGCATATAGGGAAGCATTTTCTGGAGGTGAATCTAAAATTAATGAAGTTATGATTACAAAATTAGAAAATGAATTAAAAATGATGAAAGCTGTAAATCTTATTGCATCTGAATTCGGAGTACAAATACTACAACCATTACTTTCGTCAAAATTTATTGAATATGCAAAATCTATTCCCATCTCTGAAAAAATTCATGATTCTGAAGATCTATACAGAAAGCACATTATTAGAAAATTAGCCAAACAAGTTAATGTACCCGACCTTTCTTGTACAAAACGAAAAAAAGCGTTACAATACGGTTCTAAAATTCACAAAGCCTTACTGAAAACTAGATAA
- a CDS encoding CBS domain-containing protein: MTNGKTMTIADVMTKSVISVDSTMTINEAAKMMEDAKVGAVIVTEDNLPVGIITDRDFSVKVAAHAYQITDPVKQIMSTPLFSINSDESVRMAADLMHERGIRKLPVVDDDEIVGIITATDIVNLLAVCVEDDVRDMYFHSVAKIFTNYSPYN; encoded by the coding sequence ATGACAAATGGGAAAACAATGACAATTGCAGATGTTATGACTAAATCAGTTATCTCTGTAGATTCTACAATGACAATTAATGAAGCAGCTAAAATGATGGAGGATGCAAAAGTAGGGGCAGTTATTGTGACAGAAGATAATTTACCTGTAGGGATAATTACAGATAGAGACTTTTCAGTAAAAGTAGCAGCTCATGCATATCAAATCACAGACCCTGTTAAACAAATCATGTCAACACCATTGTTCTCAATTAATTCAGATGAATCAGTTAGAATGGCAGCAGATCTAATGCATGAAAGAGGAATTAGGAAGTTACCAGTTGTAGATGATGATGAAATTGTAGGGATAATTACTGCAACAGATATTGTAAATTTGTTAGCCGTATGTGTTGAAGATGATGTAAGAGACATGTATTTTCATTCAGTTGCAAAGATTTTTACCAATTATAGTCCATATAATTAG
- a CDS encoding 6-carboxytetrahydropterin synthase has protein sequence MASSPTILDSDFRYIDKNGNLLKTRTELTVAQMLTFLEQDYEYNHKVTLKNGIEVTVDFKTEKGLIEVIDTDEDIEKYKQIKEDFPQNKIMAIGHAKYVAQIKELQDIVFYDKTPQTGSIFLEDASFSFDYAHILPLVEKCSILHGHTSSVMVELVGQMKDNLLLDFGEAKKIIKEVVNVFDHKFFINRKYLQKEDDSHYHIQFEGPKGMFELQVPKNTTYLLEGEATVENLSSEIIKLLVPKMPSNVEAVGVYIYEGYNKGSHIISNIER, from the coding sequence ATGGCTTCAAGTCCTACAATTCTGGATTCTGATTTTAGATATATCGATAAGAATGGAAATTTACTTAAAACAAGAACAGAATTAACAGTGGCTCAAATGCTCACATTTCTTGAACAAGATTATGAGTACAATCACAAAGTTACTTTAAAGAATGGAATTGAGGTTACAGTAGATTTCAAAACAGAAAAAGGATTGATTGAAGTAATTGATACTGATGAAGATATTGAAAAATACAAGCAAATCAAAGAAGATTTTCCTCAAAATAAAATCATGGCAATAGGACATGCAAAATATGTTGCACAAATAAAAGAATTACAAGATATTGTATTTTATGATAAAACTCCACAAACAGGTTCAATATTTTTAGAAGATGCATCATTCTCATTTGATTATGCACATATTTTACCATTAGTTGAAAAATGTTCCATATTACATGGACATACTTCATCAGTAATGGTAGAATTGGTAGGACAAATGAAAGATAATCTTCTTTTAGATTTTGGAGAAGCTAAAAAAATCATCAAAGAAGTTGTTAATGTATTTGATCATAAATTTTTCATTAATAGAAAATATTTACAAAAAGAAGATGATTCACATTATCATATTCAATTTGAAGGCCCCAAAGGAATGTTTGAATTACAAGTTCCTAAAAACACCACGTATCTTTTAGAAGGAGAAGCTACAGTTGAAAATCTTTCAAGCGAAATAATTAAACTGTTAGTACCAAAAATGCCATCAAATGTAGAAGCAGTAGGTGTTTACATCTATGAAGGTTACAATAAAGGATCTCACATTATTTCAAACATAGAAAGATAG
- a CDS encoding 4a-hydroxytetrahydrobiopterin dehydratase produces the protein MIRLSQADIEAELQKLPGWSVVNEKLHKEFEFESFNQAFGFMTRSAMEIEKMNHHPEWFNVYNRIIIDLTTHDAGGITKNDVNLARILNSLA, from the coding sequence ATGATACGATTGTCTCAAGCAGATATTGAAGCAGAATTACAAAAATTACCTGGTTGGAGTGTTGTTAATGAAAAACTACATAAAGAATTTGAATTTGAATCATTTAATCAGGCCTTTGGTTTTATGACCAGATCTGCCATGGAAATTGAAAAAATGAATCATCATCCAGAATGGTTTAATGTATACAATAGAATAATCATTGACCTAACAACTCATGATGCTGGAGGCATTACAAAAAATGATGTAAATCTGGCTAGAATTTTAAATTCTTTGGCATAA
- the thiL gene encoding thiamine-phosphate kinase: MKKLDETEIIKIFQKGLGNKKFESEDVEILNFDKIKIVAKTDTLVESTDIPSKMNLLDAARKSIVACVSDFASKGVKPKYLMISVNLPDTMSRPKINEIVSGFKKTCKEFDILFLGGDTNGGKELVFNVCLFGITDKIVTRKDSKKGDLIFVTGPFGYTSVGLSMLLDKKRGSKSLVKKAINSVTNPKPRLEFGLKNKKYFSSSMDSSDGLSTTLNEMSKQSKKKFVIENIPCLKDLKEFSKDFKLNLNDIVFNGGEEYEFVFTTNPTNRNIIKKNAKLLKIPIIEIGYVSKGNGVFVHKESKLIRLKDLGWKHLS; this comes from the coding sequence ATGAAAAAATTAGATGAAACAGAAATAATTAAAATTTTTCAAAAAGGTTTAGGCAATAAAAAATTTGAATCTGAAGATGTAGAAATTTTAAATTTTGACAAGATAAAGATAGTTGCTAAAACAGATACGCTAGTAGAAAGTACAGATATTCCCTCAAAGATGAATCTCTTAGATGCTGCAAGAAAGAGCATAGTTGCTTGTGTAAGTGATTTTGCTTCAAAAGGGGTCAAACCAAAATATCTAATGATTTCAGTAAATCTTCCAGATACAATGTCACGCCCAAAAATTAACGAAATTGTATCAGGTTTCAAAAAGACATGTAAAGAGTTTGATATTTTGTTTCTTGGCGGCGATACGAACGGAGGGAAGGAACTGGTGTTCAACGTATGTCTTTTTGGAATTACAGACAAAATAGTTACAAGAAAGGATTCCAAGAAAGGAGATTTGATATTTGTGACAGGACCATTTGGCTATACTTCTGTAGGATTAAGCATGTTGCTAGACAAAAAGCGTGGAAGTAAGTCTTTGGTAAAAAAAGCTATCAATTCAGTCACAAATCCAAAACCCAGACTAGAGTTTGGGTTAAAAAATAAAAAATATTTTTCATCATCTATGGACTCTAGTGATGGATTATCTACCACTCTAAATGAAATGTCAAAGCAGAGCAAGAAAAAGTTTGTAATAGAAAATATCCCATGTTTGAAGGATTTGAAAGAATTTTCAAAAGATTTCAAATTAAATTTGAACGATATTGTGTTCAATGGAGGAGAAGAATATGAATTTGTATTTACAACAAATCCAACTAATAGAAACATAATTAAAAAAAATGCCAAATTACTGAAAATTCCAATTATAGAAATAGGTTATGTATCAAAAGGCAACGGTGTTTTTGTTCATAAAGAATCAAAATTGATTCGTTTGAAGGATTTAGGATGGAAACATCTTAGTTGA
- a CDS encoding 30S ribosomal protein S11, which produces MSEVEAEVKEAKVEEIETAVEEVEAVEEVKSQPETKKEGPEKWGIAHIYSSYNNTIIHMTDLTGGETVSISSGGNHVNADRYESSPFAAMKAANAVVESARTKGFTGFHIRVRAVGGVGSRVPGPGAQAAIRALARGGFKIGRIDDVTPIPHDTTRKKGGKRGRRV; this is translated from the coding sequence TTGTCAGAAGTCGAAGCTGAGGTTAAAGAAGCAAAAGTCGAAGAGATTGAAACAGCAGTAGAGGAAGTAGAAGCTGTAGAAGAAGTAAAATCTCAACCAGAAACCAAAAAAGAGGGCCCTGAGAAATGGGGTATTGCCCATATTTACAGCAGTTACAATAATACAATTATTCACATGACTGACCTAACAGGAGGAGAAACAGTTTCCATTAGTTCAGGAGGAAATCATGTTAATGCAGATAGATATGAATCATCACCATTTGCTGCAATGAAAGCTGCAAATGCTGTTGTTGAATCAGCAAGAACAAAAGGATTTACAGGATTTCATATCAGAGTTCGCGCTGTAGGTGGAGTTGGTTCCAGAGTTCCTGGTCCAGGTGCACAAGCTGCCATCAGAGCATTGGCAAGAGGCGGATTTAAAATTGGAAGAATAGATGATGTTACACCAATTCCTCATGACACCACCAGAAAGAAAGGTGGAAAAAGAGGAAGAAGAGTCTAG
- a CDS encoding valine--tRNA ligase: protein MEPKISEKAWNPELEKKILQQWEEDKIYDFVPQEDNYTIDTPPPYPSGRPWHIGAAAHYSQIDMIARTARMAGKNVYFPIGIDRNGLPVELYTEKKHKIRMRETERGEFLNLCREALDDLEAEMILIMKSLGISGDFSNYYRTDSQEYRALTQSTFIELWKKGQVYLANRPNNYDWVSGTTIADAEILYEDLSTKLVYMKFKIKDTDKEIIIASTRPELLCACRTIIVNPEDERYNQYIGRKIIVPITNVEVELRTHHSAQQEFGSGAVMVCSYGDQNDVALFRELELEEIVAIGLDGRMTEVAGEYAGLKPKQARTKIIEDLETKGFLEKVEDIVHRTPVSERSKTPIEIIPMEEYYLKQKESVEKIKKLGQEITFHPSMHKQILMNWLESINIDWPISRRRYYGTEIPIWYCKKCSEPHVPEPGKYYRPWEEDCPISNCIKCDSAEFVGEERTFDTWMDSSVSPLFISKFNRDEEFFKKVYPASIRPQAKDIVRTWLYYTLLRCEQLTGEKPWSEAWVMGYGLDEKGMKMSKSKGNAIDPLPVIEKLGADTFRFWSASEINHGYDFRCNEQKIESTKKFLSKLWNVSRFLSSFPVIKSGKLSASDEWILAELDQLVKECRRGYEDYNFFIPAIAIREFTWNIFAAHYIEMVKARAYGIDFSDEERDGAIFTLHKTLSTILKLLAPITPFITEHLWKELYSKDSIHREKQVEPENIEEKSNVTKEISEFNSKVWNEKKAQNLSLKDSIKIEIPASLEPFKKDLKSMHNLLD, encoded by the coding sequence ATGGAACCAAAAATATCAGAAAAAGCATGGAATCCAGAATTAGAAAAGAAAATTCTACAACAATGGGAAGAAGATAAAATTTATGATTTTGTGCCTCAAGAAGATAATTACACGATAGATACACCTCCCCCATATCCATCAGGCAGACCTTGGCACATTGGAGCAGCAGCTCACTATTCACAAATTGATATGATTGCACGTACTGCACGAATGGCTGGAAAAAATGTCTATTTTCCAATAGGAATTGACAGGAATGGTCTTCCTGTTGAATTGTATACAGAGAAAAAACACAAAATTAGAATGAGAGAAACAGAACGAGGGGAGTTTCTGAATCTTTGTAGAGAAGCACTAGATGATTTAGAGGCAGAAATGATCTTAATAATGAAAAGTTTAGGAATCAGCGGAGATTTTTCAAATTACTATAGAACAGATTCGCAAGAATACAGAGCACTAACACAATCAACGTTTATTGAATTATGGAAAAAAGGACAAGTATACTTAGCAAACAGACCTAACAATTATGATTGGGTATCAGGTACAACTATTGCTGATGCAGAAATACTGTATGAAGATCTATCTACAAAATTAGTTTATATGAAATTTAAAATCAAGGATACAGATAAGGAAATAATTATTGCAAGTACTAGACCTGAATTACTTTGTGCATGTAGAACAATCATTGTAAATCCAGAAGATGAAAGATATAATCAATATATTGGGAGAAAAATAATTGTTCCAATTACAAATGTAGAAGTGGAACTAAGAACTCATCATTCAGCTCAACAGGAATTTGGTTCTGGTGCTGTGATGGTATGTAGTTACGGTGATCAAAATGATGTGGCATTATTTAGAGAATTAGAATTAGAAGAAATTGTTGCAATTGGATTAGATGGTAGAATGACAGAAGTAGCAGGAGAATATGCAGGATTAAAACCAAAGCAAGCACGAACAAAAATCATAGAGGATTTAGAGACTAAAGGATTTTTAGAAAAAGTTGAAGATATTGTTCACAGAACACCAGTATCAGAAAGAAGCAAGACTCCAATCGAAATAATTCCTATGGAAGAATATTACCTAAAACAAAAAGAATCAGTTGAAAAGATCAAAAAATTAGGTCAAGAAATAACATTTCATCCTTCAATGCATAAACAAATTCTGATGAATTGGTTAGAATCTATCAATATTGATTGGCCAATATCTAGAAGAAGATATTATGGAACAGAAATCCCAATTTGGTATTGTAAAAAATGTTCAGAACCACATGTGCCTGAGCCGGGTAAGTATTACAGACCTTGGGAAGAAGATTGTCCAATCAGCAATTGCATCAAGTGTGATTCTGCTGAATTTGTAGGTGAAGAACGAACATTTGATACATGGATGGATTCTAGTGTATCACCTCTCTTCATAAGTAAATTTAACAGAGATGAAGAATTTTTCAAAAAAGTTTATCCAGCATCAATCAGACCTCAAGCAAAAGATATTGTAAGAACTTGGTTATACTATACACTTCTAAGATGTGAACAATTAACAGGAGAAAAGCCATGGTCTGAAGCTTGGGTGATGGGATACGGTTTGGATGAAAAAGGGATGAAGATGAGTAAAAGTAAAGGTAATGCAATAGATCCTTTACCAGTCATTGAAAAATTAGGGGCAGATACTTTTAGGTTTTGGAGTGCAAGTGAAATAAATCATGGATATGATTTTAGATGTAATGAACAAAAAATTGAATCAACAAAAAAATTCCTTAGTAAATTATGGAATGTGTCAAGATTTTTGTCTAGTTTTCCAGTAATCAAATCAGGAAAACTTTCTGCATCAGATGAATGGATTTTAGCAGAATTGGATCAACTAGTAAAAGAATGTAGGAGAGGATATGAAGATTATAATTTCTTTATTCCAGCAATTGCCATTAGAGAATTTACATGGAATATTTTTGCTGCACATTATATTGAAATGGTAAAGGCAAGAGCATATGGAATTGATTTTTCAGATGAAGAAAGAGACGGTGCAATTTTTACACTACACAAAACTCTATCAACAATTTTAAAATTATTAGCTCCTATTACGCCATTTATTACAGAACATCTTTGGAAAGAATTGTATTCAAAAGATAGTATTCATAGAGAAAAACAAGTAGAACCTGAAAATATTGAAGAGAAAAGTAATGTGACAAAAGAAATTTCTGAATTCAACTCAAAAGTATGGAATGAGAAAAAAGCTCAAAATCTCTCATTAAAAGATTCAATCAAGATTGAAATTCCTGCATCACTAGAACCATTCAAAAAAGATTTGAAGTCTATGCATAATTTGTTGGATTGA
- a CDS encoding DNA-binding protein: MSEDSELERLKAKRLAEMQKNISTKKEPEPTTDNTKDTLSENPRDSLIKVLGFRGSEVLENAEIQFPNETKMIIQKLSELIKSGEINETIDGGKLLTLFRSVGLNVRMATKINVEQDGKFVSLSDKLSNQSSNDGDD; encoded by the coding sequence TTGAGCGAAGATTCTGAACTAGAAAGACTAAAGGCAAAAAGACTTGCAGAAATGCAAAAAAATATTTCTACAAAAAAAGAACCTGAGCCAACTACAGACAACACAAAAGACACACTTTCTGAAAATCCTAGAGATTCTCTGATCAAAGTTCTTGGGTTTAGAGGATCAGAGGTTTTAGAAAATGCAGAAATTCAATTTCCTAATGAAACTAAAATGATTATTCAAAAATTATCTGAATTAATAAAATCTGGTGAAATCAATGAAACTATTGATGGTGGTAAATTACTCACACTGTTTAGATCAGTTGGACTAAATGTAAGAATGGCCACAAAAATTAATGTAGAACAAGATGGAAAATTTGTATCACTAAGTGACAAACTTAGTAATCAATCATCAAATGATGGTGATGATTAA
- a CDS encoding RtcB family protein: MSSTNPRKIGENQYQIDADTNLGMKVPVRIYADEPLMQKMLSDRTIMQARNVASIPGIVGHSVVLPDGHEGYGFPVGGVAAMDAEEGMISPGGVGYDINCGVRLLRSNLSEQTVRSKLKELVTDLFSSIPSGVGSKGAVKLTHSELDEVLVNGVNWAIDHGYGSSDDADVCEENGQIPNADPNKVSEKARKRGAPQLGSLGSGNHFLEVQKVAEVHDQEAAKRMGIEEGTITILIHCGSRGFGHQVCSDYLRVSEQAMQKYDINLPDRELACVPNNSEEGESYRKAMFSALNFAWSNRQMLTHWTRNSFQRIFNQSESDLDMKLVYDVAHNIAKVEKHKVDGYDRNLVVHRKGATRAFPANRDEIPSKYRDLGQPVLVPGSMGTASWILLGQPNSMNLSFGSTAHGAGRTMSRSKARRNYTENDVKKSLNDKGIFIKALTRDGVVEETPQAYKDVDSVVNVSHNLGIATKVAKLVPIGVIKG; the protein is encoded by the coding sequence ATGTCTTCTACTAATCCCAGAAAAATTGGTGAAAATCAATACCAAATTGATGCTGATACAAATCTTGGAATGAAGGTTCCAGTTAGGATTTATGCTGATGAACCTTTAATGCAAAAAATGCTTTCTGATAGAACAATCATGCAGGCACGAAATGTAGCCTCAATTCCTGGAATTGTAGGACATAGTGTTGTATTGCCTGATGGTCATGAAGGATATGGTTTTCCTGTTGGCGGAGTTGCTGCAATGGATGCTGAAGAAGGAATGATCAGCCCTGGTGGTGTTGGATATGATATCAACTGTGGTGTTAGATTGCTTCGTTCAAATTTATCAGAACAAACAGTTCGTTCAAAACTTAAAGAACTTGTAACAGACCTTTTCAGCTCAATTCCATCTGGTGTTGGTTCTAAGGGTGCAGTTAAACTTACACATTCAGAACTTGATGAAGTTTTAGTCAATGGAGTAAATTGGGCAATTGATCATGGTTATGGTTCATCAGATGACGCTGATGTCTGTGAAGAAAATGGTCAAATTCCAAATGCTGATCCAAACAAGGTCTCTGAAAAAGCAAGAAAACGTGGGGCTCCACAGTTGGGAAGTTTAGGTTCTGGAAATCATTTTCTTGAAGTTCAAAAGGTTGCAGAAGTTCATGATCAAGAAGCAGCAAAGAGAATGGGAATTGAAGAAGGAACTATCACAATTTTAATTCACTGTGGTTCTAGAGGCTTTGGTCACCAAGTATGTAGTGATTATCTTAGAGTTTCAGAACAAGCTATGCAAAAATATGATATCAATTTACCAGACAGAGAACTTGCATGCGTTCCAAATAATTCTGAAGAAGGAGAATCGTATAGAAAAGCAATGTTTTCAGCATTAAATTTTGCATGGAGTAATAGGCAAATGTTAACTCATTGGACAAGAAATTCTTTTCAACGCATATTCAATCAATCAGAATCAGATCTAGATATGAAATTAGTTTATGATGTTGCTCACAATATTGCTAAAGTAGAAAAACACAAAGTTGATGGCTATGACAGAAATTTGGTTGTTCATAGAAAAGGTGCTACCAGAGCATTTCCTGCAAATCGTGATGAAATACCATCAAAATATAGGGATTTAGGACAACCTGTTTTAGTTCCTGGTTCCATGGGAACTGCAAGCTGGATTTTACTTGGTCAACCTAATTCTATGAATTTGAGTTTTGGTTCTACTGCACATGGTGCTGGAAGAACAATGTCAAGATCAAAGGCTAGGCGAAATTATACTGAAAATGATGTCAAAAAATCTCTCAATGACAAGGGCATATTTATCAAAGCATTAACCAGAGATGGGGTGGTGGAAGAAACCCCTCAAGCATACAAAGATGTTGATTCTGTAGTAAATGTCTCCCATAATCTGGGAATTGCCACAAAAGTTGCCAAATTAGTGCCTATTGGTGTGATTAAGGGTTGA
- a CDS encoding universal stress protein, with product MAIQIKKILVPLDGSSNSFRGLDIAIHMARESHATITGLYVAGIVKPRTNDPITPLEKILLGNAQKIMKKAKLKAAKQGILFFDRVSYGDEGKRIVEVADKQNFDLIVIGSRGMSATKEIFLGSTSNYVLHKSKKPVLIVK from the coding sequence GTGGCAATTCAGATAAAGAAGATTCTAGTACCTTTGGATGGTTCTTCAAACTCATTTCGAGGTCTTGATATTGCAATTCATATGGCAAGAGAGTCACACGCAACTATTACTGGCCTTTACGTGGCAGGAATTGTAAAACCTAGAACTAATGATCCTATCACTCCTTTAGAGAAAATTTTACTTGGAAATGCACAAAAAATTATGAAAAAAGCCAAGTTAAAGGCTGCAAAACAAGGAATATTATTTTTTGATAGGGTGTCATATGGTGATGAAGGAAAAAGAATTGTTGAGGTTGCAGATAAACAAAATTTTGATCTGATCGTGATTGGATCTAGAGGAATGAGTGCAACAAAAGAAATTTTCTTAGGTAGTACATCTAACTATGTGCTTCACAAATCAAAGAAACCTGTTCTTATAGTGAAATAA
- the purB gene encoding adenylosuccinate lyase, whose amino-acid sequence MAILPIDNGRYGTKEMMEIFSEQKKVDYQLEIEGAAAISQSEIGMISKSVGKEIHKVATSGKITAKRIKQLEAKSDHDTAALVESLSEKCSKNARPWIHYGLTSNDLVDTSNSMQMRDALQIIEPKVAEMASILAKKAVSYSKIPAVGRTHGQHASIISFGLKFANWAAEMAKHVERIEEIKKRILICKTLGVVGTGSLMGAKSLEVQKRAAKRLKLFPAEVTTQVVPRERYAEYVFELALIGTTLEKIAIEIRNLQRTEIGEVAEQFKKGQMGSSAVPVKRNPIKSERVSSLSKLVRSQVAISFENIPLWHERDLSNSANERFVIPTVSILVDEMLETMTRIVSNLMVNEKRIVDNLYITKGQIFAEFVLEALIKKGIPRFVAYRDVQRVAFEANDKGMFYKDAIKKDKAFSSNLSDKEIDAIFSPEKHLGASPTIINNVQKSVQKTVKKFI is encoded by the coding sequence TTGGCAATTTTACCTATTGATAATGGTCGTTATGGTACCAAAGAAATGATGGAGATTTTCAGTGAACAAAAGAAAGTAGATTATCAATTAGAGATCGAAGGTGCTGCAGCCATTTCTCAAAGTGAAATTGGTATGATCTCAAAAAGTGTAGGTAAAGAGATACACAAGGTTGCAACATCTGGAAAAATTACTGCAAAAAGAATCAAACAGTTAGAAGCAAAAAGTGATCATGATACAGCTGCCTTAGTGGAATCATTAAGTGAAAAATGTTCTAAAAATGCAAGACCCTGGATTCATTATGGTCTTACAAGTAATGATTTAGTTGATACAAGTAATTCAATGCAGATGAGAGACGCATTACAAATTATTGAACCCAAAGTTGCAGAGATGGCATCAATTCTAGCAAAAAAAGCTGTTTCTTATTCAAAAATTCCAGCAGTAGGTAGAACCCATGGACAACATGCAAGCATTATTTCATTTGGATTAAAATTTGCAAACTGGGCTGCAGAAATGGCAAAACATGTAGAAAGAATCGAAGAGATTAAGAAAAGAATTTTGATTTGTAAAACTCTAGGAGTTGTAGGTACAGGTTCTTTAATGGGTGCAAAATCATTAGAAGTTCAAAAAAGAGCAGCCAAGAGATTAAAATTATTTCCAGCAGAAGTAACAACCCAAGTTGTTCCTAGAGAAAGATATGCAGAATATGTGTTTGAATTAGCATTAATTGGAACCACATTAGAAAAAATTGCAATAGAAATTAGAAATTTACAAAGAACTGAGATAGGAGAGGTTGCTGAGCAATTCAAGAAAGGACAAATGGGTAGTAGTGCAGTTCCCGTAAAAAGAAATCCAATAAAGAGTGAAAGAGTATCATCGTTATCAAAATTAGTTAGGAGTCAAGTTGCAATATCTTTTGAAAATATTCCATTATGGCATGAAAGAGATCTTTCAAATTCAGCTAATGAAAGATTTGTAATCCCAACAGTATCCATTCTAGTTGACGAAATGCTAGAAACCATGACGAGGATTGTTTCAAATTTGATGGTAAATGAAAAAAGAATTGTAGATAATCTATACATTACAAAAGGTCAAATATTTGCAGAATTTGTATTAGAGGCATTAATCAAAAAAGGCATTCCAAGATTTGTAGCATATAGAGATGTTCAAAGAGTTGCATTTGAGGCAAACGATAAAGGAATGTTCTACAAAGATGCGATAAAAAAAGATAAAGCATTTTCTTCGAATTTGTCTGATAAAGAAATTGATGCAATATTTTCACCAGAAAAACATTTGGGTGCATCTCCTACAATCATAAACAATGTACAAAAATCAGTTCAGAAGACAGTTAAGAAATTTATCTAG